One Lycium barbarum isolate Lr01 chromosome 5, ASM1917538v2, whole genome shotgun sequence genomic window carries:
- the LOC132639695 gene encoding uncharacterized protein LOC132639695 has product MKLPVFSMTKKEEDPQDFIDGLQKIYRMMTVTETEAATFGAHQLQGVREARAEQFLKPKQNGRTVQDYYLEFMSLEKYATKLVPNMKARILAFVQGNETRLKEEEVVHKNKDKEFNKRAKSTGQFSGNSGKKRKFFNNRSSGPIPSSASAPAPKFGEEKRGIFRVSGSQSKGSSSSHSFHPVCNTCGKRHSGTCRSGMDDCFGCGQSGSTLSYVTSFIAKKFGVKLEPLSKPFEVSNNVGEAMLARYVYRGCPVRVYHKLTIADLHELEMVDFDVIMGMDWLYSCYASVCCRTKAVKFKFPNEPALVWSSDSVAPRGDLPGIPPNREIEFGIDLLPGTKPISIPPYRMAPVELKELKAQLKDLLDEGFIRPTETDEVIGLPLSDPSFYSFHIISIQPCAHVSAIPSNQNPSFEDE; this is encoded by the exons ATGAAGCTCCCAGTCTTCTCGATGACAAAGAAGGAAGAGGACCCtcaagatttcattgatggtctTCAGAAGATTTATAGAATGATGACTGTGACGGAGACAGAAGCAGCTACATTTGGAGCTCACCAGCTGCAAGGA GTCCGAGAAGCCAGAGCTGAGCAGTTCTTGAAACCCAAACAGAATGGGAGGACTGTTCAGGATTACTACTTGGAGTTTATGAGTCTGGAAAAATATGCTACTAAGCTTGTTCCTAACATGAAGGCCAGA ATATTGGCATTTGTGCAAGGAAATGAAACAAGGCTCAAGGAGGAGGAAGTTGTGCACAAAAACAAAGACAAAGAGTTTAACAAGAGGGCTAAGTCAACTGGGCAATTCAGCGGGAATagtggaaagaaaagaaaattcttCAATAACAGGTCATCCGGACCTATTCCTTCATCAGCCAGTGCTCCAGCTCCTAAGTTCGGAGAGGAGAAAAGAGGAATCTTTCGAGTGTCAGGCTCACAATCTAAAGGAAGTTCGAGCAGTCACAGCTTCCACCCAGTTTGTAATACTTGTGGGAAGAGACATTCAGGGACATGCCGTTCAGGCATGGATGATTGCTTTGGATGTGGCCAGTCAG GATCCACCCTTTCTTATGTAACCTCTTTTATTGCTAAAAAGTTTGGAGTCAAACTAGAACCATTgtccaaaccttttgaagtgtctaacAATGTTGGTGAGGCAATGCTAGCCAGATATGTGTATAGGGGTTGTCCAGTGAGAGTGTACCATAAGTTGACAATAGCAGACCTTcacgagttagaaatggtagactttgatgtgatcatggggatggattggcTATATTCTTGTTATGCATCAGTTTGTTGTCGGACCAAAGCAGTCAAATTTAAATTCCCAAATGAGCCAGCCTTAGTTTGGTCCAGTGATTCAGTAGCACCCAGAG GGGACCTTCCAGGGATCCCTCCTAATAGGGAAATAgagtttggaattgatctactcccTGGAactaagcctatctctattccgccatatagaatggctccagtAGAACTCAAAGAACTTAAGGCTCAGTTGAAAGACCTCCTAGATGAGGGATTCATCCGCCCCA CAGAAACCGATGAAGTTATTGGACTTCCCCTCTCAGATCCTTCCTTCTATAGTTTCCACATTATCAGTATTCAGCCA TGTGCACATGTCTCAGCAATCCCTTCTAATCAaaatccatcattcgaggatgaatga
- the LOC132641286 gene encoding ranBP2-type zinc finger protein At1g67325 — translation MSQVDNRNSSAAKRARTDGGRREDDWTCPSCGNVNFSFRTTCNMRNCTQSRPADHNSKSAIRPMQAPQSYSPSAAYVGSGAPSSMYMGVAPYGGSLFNGPSMPAYDVPFSGGSAYHYNFGSRLSGGGPYRPLHISAPPPYTGGSVMGNGGIYGVPPLMDRYGLALPMAPAAMAPRPAFYPDDNSHKKDGTRDNDWTCPKCGNVNFSFRTVCNMRKCNTPKPGSQVPKSVKNTKPDTPEGSWKCEKCNNINYPFRTKCNRQNCGAEKPSESKKSPSQSADENDQ, via the exons ATGTCTCAG GTTGATAACAGGAATTCTTCTGCTGCCAAACGTGCCCGAACTGATG GTGGCCGTAGGGAAGATGACTGGACATGTCCGAGCTGTGGGAATGTTAACTTCTCCTTCAGAACTACATGCAATATGCGCAACTGTACTCAGTCTAGGCCTGCAGATCACAACTCA AAATCTGCAATTAGGCCCATGCAAGCTCCACAGAGCTATTCACCCTCAGCTGCATATGTTGGATCTGGTGCTCCCTCTTCAATGTATATGGGCGTAGCACCATATGGTGGTTCTTTGTTCAATGGACCATCCATGCCAGCCTATGACGTTCCTTTTTCTGGAGGTTCAGCTTATCATTACAATTTCGGGAGCCGCCTTTCTGGGGGCGGCCCATACCGCCCACTACATATCTCTGCTCCACCTCCTTACACTGGTGGGTCTGTGATGGGAAATG GCGGGATTTACGGTGTGCCACCACTTATGGACCGATATGGTCTAGCATTGCCAATGGCCCCTGCTGCTATG GCACCGAGGCCAGCTTTTTATCCTGATGACAATTCTCACAAGAAAG ATGGAACACGTGATAATGACTGGACATGTCCCAAGTGTGGAAATGTCAACTTTTCTTTTAGGACAGTTTGTAACATGAGGAAGTGCAACACTCCAAAGCCTGGTTCTCAG GTTCCCAAATCAGTGAAGAATACTA AACCAGATACGCCAGAGGGGAGCTGGAAATGTGAGAAATGCAACAACATAAACTATCCTTTTCGCActaagtgtaacagacagaattGCGGTGCGGAGAAACCATCTGAATCCAAGAAGTCTCCTTCACAATCAGCTGATGAGAATGATCAG TGA